From the Papaver somniferum cultivar HN1 chromosome 2, ASM357369v1, whole genome shotgun sequence genome, the window gaaaagaaaatatactGCTTAGGTTATGAATCATAGAATTTGTTCTGTTCCAGTTTCCATGTTTGACAACAAATTAATTATTTCCTCTTTGGTTGTGGGCAGGCCGAACCACTAACTTGCAATGTCCGCTAACAACAGCAACCCTACTAGGAATGTAGTGGGTCCTACTGTTTTGGGGAATGCTGGAGCAGCTTCGTCATCTATGCCTGTAAATCAACCTTCTCAGTTTCATCCTCACTCACAATCCCAGGGGCCAAATAGTTCTCATCCTCAGGGCCTAGTTCAGATACCTTATCCGACTCCACAACAAGTTGCTATGTCTCAGGCCCAAGCTCAGGTGCAGGCGCAGGCGCAAGCTCAGGCTCAGGCTCATGCCCGTAATGCTCAGGCATATGCCCAATATCATGCCGCTCAAATGCAGGCTCAAGCCCAAAACCAAAGCCCTGGAATGGGTCATGCTGGTGTTTCATCTCCCTCTCTCTCTACTCCTGGTACAGGAAGCATTAAGCGCATTCCTCAGAAACCTCCTGTACGTCCTTCTGGACCCACCACAGCGAACACAGTTAGCCCCTATAGAACTATGGAGCTAACACCAGCTGCACGAAGAAAGAAACGGAAGCTCCCAGAGAAACAGTTGCCGGATAGGGTTGCGGCTCTTCTACCTGAATCTGCACTCTACACCCAGCTGCTTGAGTTTGAGGCTAGAGTTGATGCTGCTCTTGCAAGAAAGAAGATTGACATTCAAGAGTCCTTGAAAAACCCTCCCTGTGTCCAAAAGACCCTAAGGATTTATGTTTTCAACACATTCGCGAATCAGATCCGAACAATCCCAGACAAGCTGAACTCTGAACCGCCTACTTGGTCGCTGAAGATAATAGGTAGGATCTTAGAAGATGGTGTAGATCCAGATTCTGCTGCTCTCCAGAAGCAGAGCTCTATGTTTCCGAAGTTCTCCTCCTATTTTAAAAGAGTTGTTATTTCTTTAGACCAAGCGCTCTATCCTGATAATCCTACCATTATGTGGGAGCAGGCTCGATCACCAGTACCTCAAGAGGGCTTTGAggttaaaaggaaaggggataaGGAATTTACCGTGAATATACGATTGGAAATGAATTATTCCCCTGAGAAATTTAAGCTTTCGCCAGCTCTGACTGAGGTTCTTGGGATTGAGGTTGAGACCCGCCCTAGAATCATAGCGGCGATTTGGCATTACGTTAAAGCCAGGAAATTGCAGAACCCTAATGACC encodes:
- the LOC113346823 gene encoding SWI/SNF complex component SNF12 homolog; the protein is MSANNSNPTRNVVGPTVLGNAGAASSSMPVNQPSQFHPHSQSQGPNSSHPQGLVQIPYPTPQQVAMSQAQAQVQAQAQAQAQAHARNAQAYAQYHAAQMQAQAQNQSPGMGHAGVSSPSLSTPGTGSIKRIPQKPPVRPSGPTTANTVSPYRTMELTPAARRKKRKLPEKQLPDRVAALLPESALYTQLLEFEARVDAALARKKIDIQESLKNPPCVQKTLRIYVFNTFANQIRTIPDKLNSEPPTWSLKIIGRILEDGVDPDSAALQKQSSMFPKFSSYFKRVVISLDQALYPDNPTIMWEQARSPVPQEGFEVKRKGDKEFTVNIRLEMNYSPEKFKLSPALTEVLGIEVETRPRIIAAIWHYVKARKLQNPNDPSIFACDPALRKVFGEEKMKFAMVSQKISQHLTPPQPVHLEHKIKLSGNNPSGSACYDVLVDVPLPLQKEMSAFLANTEKHKEIDACDEAICAAIKKIHEHRRRRAFFLGFSQSPVEFINALIASQSRDLKLVAGEASRNAEKERRADFYNQAWVEDAVIRYLNRKPPAGSDVPGST